One genomic window of Serinus canaria isolate serCan28SL12 chromosome 4, serCan2020, whole genome shotgun sequence includes the following:
- the LCORL gene encoding ligand-dependent nuclear receptor corepressor-like protein isoform X3, producing the protein MDEKCSFCNLHKETASDRASVFGSSQSTPTEELSSQGQSNTDKIECQAENYLNALFRKKDLPQNCDPNIPLVAQELMKKMIRQFAIEYISKSSKIQENRNGSSFEPSLMCKSIQMNQTENSLQEEQDSPLDLTVNRTQEQNTQQGDGVLDLSTKKSARLEEPKYDPLCSENSVSGSSSTADANSEETANLEKGKSTLNKVLESFCSYHWQQTLAMLKFLLQDENVSIVCSCKQTHLVHSETPSSLTEEDVHVPFCSCNGHMLTKRCCLQNQRPNTCLPPLSVCIKDFHSLSCQAVAIGCIKTMVNKACSSPKYCADQLQNYNRHSGKAAACTYSAKDCDLLSSIKNSNRSRSPSPPPLSPVHSKEFELSEGMVMDFPTLDNNKLEISINQPPSLLPAEGSKGEFEYMGKTCKGKEIDCSDGALGSADQESNDGYMNSEKGEHSAIFQDLMDRINEKLKSIDTTDLATNLVKLSSSDRAPENDVKLGDFITSLLHNAKASDYSFMELLRQHDKQVENKIIQTRFRKRQETLFATYNSPDSPVIRRQSLQIKRELASLDETLVRKKSISERNAKRSTKKIDKMHPSKRHSFTVIGDETLQHLESNPCANCQTKPMCFPVHQTESFNLPLTSFQTSSSFLVLSENSAIAASQAKLPNTQGDCATLKETGQIPLKDESNEILGRTKRNIVPPGWYSVYVTNNIMFRKSSSTKKSLKSLEKMRVNKNLHAERCSDINISKIVRDTNLQVVVERLEDTINLSRKTSNSLDSYKMSQKLKDNAYEQVMNPAPRRGLPFTLSEMGCTGQTFSPHSHVPSSSKIKAICVASNTQETVIDQEINDGLLKSLTFNPSSSASSNGDLHVTSEAGELPSPLNYSSPIKLMFVSEVNSHEGVKYTLTSAAASTKGSTDLCLFQGHTNPLLDKQATDLSQAVCVKGCDCSENDTKERSSCIYAEALTSSCPVGQININDSKKNDEVVEKSSSSSELVFKRKPGRPKKIGPQVVKQVKRPIGRPPKPKVDMSGSTKPRPELSCGGKSLKSDAAAIEEVNSNKNITVTVVFGRSRRTKRHVSEGNLNLISILPTQHIDSNFANDPSKARHNAETGNALTETVKAFQNPSAEKEVSGYDYVRPIKGNLASPHPCSNIIRQIKKPLTTVRKPGRPAKVKISGISVTVSRLSPQERKVSISNGLPPLQQQNVLEKSTSQERKNQLCNNVGQVKNMQKDSREDGSHSVTTAVSRKREIPSRHSARDRKPSLHFLHSLASSSPFTCRSALLHKSYKLHLKKAKERKEKLTQSNQCTASRDTSDQRNPGNAKKDLKDGGFGPINEVSSDPIFSSNPSLRWWPTSTSSDTLLEELNNRFEQMTNTWLRVGVSEFDKCVCEKRDPIERDCNTEMSDPLDSCLVGLETSPIKMLFQKKCNMNELCTWFMQTTETQSLSLVRKANARNPLEVVSTKEIKMETKQSDPSTCPFRKHFKKFALSSPSKPAGKLQILHNMVRSPVLSMKSNFTLARLKRNEFKKLQRDRWEQTKKLYNQAPGGWKSKKKNLQLFCQSQLFKSTSGEANDETPKLQEKNAVEIQPTQTLVESQNSLLPTENETRDAFVEQMMGLSDFNPHPGLANILKSHSEANGTIHCQQNVRKEQNQDKLFQNTWKAKTFKDCRIFLRKINHIEQHNSFKLNNVIYSPEAVDSKSTQAYMEEKRHPLLRSHSTKQNTLKKRENEVETSKGSNSSKVIEKLDGQFHSRKLSSGVNQDDNPAGSSEGLTRINKRKSPQWETTDTNLRKRHKRQSCSSGQMAPYYPKYQVGGDRLPRSKAVQR; encoded by the exons ttcaaGCTCAACAGCTGATGCAAATTCAGAGGAAACAGCTaatttggaaaaaggaaaatcaacaTTAAACAAAGTTTTGGAGTCTTTTTGTTCATATCACTGGCAACAGACTTTGGCTATGTTAAAATTCCTATTACAGGATGAAAATGTTTCTATAGTTTGCAGTTGCAAGCAAACACATTTGGTCCACTCTGAAACTCCCAGTTCCCTTACTGAAGAGGATGTTCACGTTCCATTTTGCAGTTGCAATGGACACATGCTGACAAAAAGGTGCTGTTTACAAAATCAAAGGCCAAACACTTGTTTACCACCTCTGTCTGTTTGTATTAAAGATTTCCATTCTTTGTCATGCCAAGCTGTAGCAATTGGATGTATTAAGACAATGGTGAACAAAGCATGTAGTTCTCCTAAGTATTGTGCTGACCAGTTGCAAAATTATAACAGGCattctgggaaagcagcagcatgtACATACTCAGCTAAGGACTGTGACCTCTTAAGCagcattaaaaattcaaacagaTCTCGCAGTCCATCGCCACCTCCACTATCACCTGTACACAGTAAAGAATTTGAATTGTCAGAAGGAATGGTTATGGACTTTCCAACTTTAGACAACAACAAGCTTGAAATATCCATCAACCAGCCTCCGTCCCTCTTGCCAGCTGAAGGAAGCAAAGGAGAGTTTGAGTATATGGGTAAAAcatgcaaaggaaaagagattgATTGTTCAGATGGAGCACTGGGATCAGCAGACCAGGAAAGCAATGATGGTTATATGAACTCTGAGAAAGGTGAACATTCTGCCATTTTTCAAGATTTAATGGACCGCATTAATGAGAAGTTGAAATCAATAGACACTACAGATCTAGCCACAAATCTTGTAAAACTTTCTAGCAGTGACAGGGCACCAGAAAATGATGTCAAATTAGGAGACTTCATAACTTCTCTTTTGCATAATGCTAAGGCAAGTGATTACAGCTTTATGGAATTACTTCGCCAACATGATAAacaagtggaaaataaaattattcagacAAGATTTCGCAAGCGTCAGGAAACTTTATTTGCGACGTATAATTCTCCTGACTCACCAGTCATTCGACGACAGTCCTTGCAAATCAAGAGGGAGCTTGCAAGCCTTGATGAAACTCTTGTACGAAAAAAGTCAATTTCTGAGAGAAATGCAAAGAGATctacaaaaaaaattgataaaatgCATCCAAGTAAAAGACACAGTTTTACTGTAATAGGAGATGAGACTTTGCAACATCTTGAAAGTAATCCATGCGCAAATTGCCAAACCAAACCAATGTGCTTTCCAGTACACCAAACAGAGTCTTTCAATCTACCTCTTACTAGTTTTCAGACCAGCTCCAGCTTTTTAGTTCTTTCAGAAAACAGTGCTATTGCAGCCAGCCAGGCAAAACTCCCAAATACACAAGGAGATTGTGCAACCTTAAAAGAGACTGGTCAGATTCCTCTGAAGGATGAGAGTAATGAAATCTTGGGTAGAACTAAACGTAACATTGTGCCTCCTGGGTGGTACTCTGTGTATGTAACAAACAATATCATGTTTAGAAAGTCATCCAGTACAAAAAAGTCCTTGAAAAGTTTGGAAAAAATGAgagtaaataaaaatcttcatgCTGAAAGATGCAGTGACATAAATATAAGCAAAATTGTAAGAGACACAAATCTGCAAGTTGTTGTGGAGCGTTTAGAAGATACAATAAACTTATCCAGGAAGACTAGCAACTCGTTGGATAGTTACAAAATGAGccaaaaattaaaagacaatGCTTATGAACAGGTTATGAACCCAGCTCCTAGAAGGGGCTTACCTTTCACTCTGAGCGAAATGGGATGCACAGGACAAACCTTCTCTCCACATTCACATGTGCCAAGCAGCAGTAAAATCAAAGCAATCTGTGTTGCGTCAAACACACAAGAAACTGTTATAGATCAAGAAATTAATGACGGCCTTTTGAAGTCTCTGACCTTTAATCCAAGCAGTTCAGCTTCCAGTAACGGGGACTTGCATGTAACTTCTGAAGCCGGGGAGCTCCCATCTCCCTTAAACTACTCTAGTCCTATTAAGCTTATGTTTGTCTCAGAAGTTAACAGTCATGAAGGAGTCAAGTACACCTTGACATCTGCAGCTGCATCTACTAAGGGAAGCACAGATCTTTGTTTGTTTCAGGGGCACACAAACCCTTTGTTGGATAAACAGGCCACAGACCTTTCACAAGCAGTCTGTGTCAAGGGTTGTGATTGCAGTGAAAATGATACTAAGGAGAGGTCAAGCTGCATTTATGCAGAAGCTCTTACAAGCTCTTGTCCAGTTGGTCAAATTAACATAAATGACTCAAAAAAAAATGATGAAGTTGTGGAGAAATCAAGCAGTAGCAGTGAATtagttttcaaaagaaaacctggTAGACCAAAGAAAATAGGTCCTCAAGTAGTTAAGCAGGTTAAGAGACCAATTGGACGTCCTCCTAAACCAAAAGTAGACATGAGTGGAAGCACAAAACCTAGACCTGAACTTAGCTGTGGTGGTAAAAGCCTCAAGTCTGATGCAGCAGCAATAGAAGAAgttaacagcaacaaaaatattaCTGTGACAGTTGTTTTTGGAAGGTCAAGAAGAACTAAGAGACATGTTTCTGAAGGTAATCTAAATCTCATCAGCATTCTGCCCACACAACACATTGATTCTAATTTTGCCAATGATCCCagcaaagcaaggcacaatGCAGAAACTGGAAATGCTTTGACTGAAACAGTAAAAGCCTTCCAGAATCCTTCTGCTGAAAAGGAGGTCTCTGGTTATGACTATGTCAGGCCTATCAAGGGTAATCTGGCATCACCACATCCTTGCAGCAATATTATACGGCAGATTAAGAAACCATTAACCACTGTTCGAAAACCTGGCAGGCcagcaaaagtaaaaatttcCGGCATATCAGTGACTGTCAGTAGACTTTCAcctcaggaaagaaaagtgagCATCAGCAATGGTTTGCCTCCTTTACAACAGCAGAATGTGTTAGAGAAAAGCACatcacaggaaagaaaaaatcaacTGTGCAATAATGTGGGTCAAGTAAAGAACATGCAGAAAGATTCTAGAGAGGATGGATCACACAGTGTTACTACAGCAGTGTCAAGAAAACGTGAAATTCCATCGAGACACTCTGCTAGAGACAGAAAACcttcactgcattttttgcATTCATTAGCATCTTCTAGTCCATTCACTTGTAGAAGTGCCTTACTACATAAATCTTACAAACTTCATTTGAAAAAAGCTAAAGAGCGAAAGGAAAAACTAACACAATCAAATCAGTGCACAGCATCCAGGGATACCTCAGACCAGAGAAATCCAGGAAATGCTAAAAAGGATCTTAAGGATGGTGGATTCGGGCCCATTAATGAGGTATCATCAGATCCCATTTTTTCGTCAAATCCCTCTCTCAGGTGGTGGCCTACTTCCACTTCAAGTGACACCTTGTTGGAAGAACTAAACAATAGATTTGAACAGATGACTAATACCTGGTTGAGAGTGGGGGTAAGCGAGTTTGACAAATGTGTATGTGAGAAAAGAGATCCCATTGAACGAGACTGTAATACTGAAATGTCAGACCCTTTAGACTCCTGCCTTGTAGGACTTGAAACATCACctataaaaatgcttttccagaaaaagtGTAATATGAATGAACTCTGCACCTGGTTTATGCAAACTACAGAAACACAGTCTCTCTCTCTTGTGAGAAAGGCAAATGCTCGCAATCCCTTAGAAGTAGTTAGTACTAAAGAGATAAAGATGGAAACTAAACAATCTGATCCTAGCACTTGCCCTTTCAGAAAGCACTTTAAAAAGTTTGCACTATCCTCCCCTTCAAAACCAGCAGGGAAATTGCAAATATTACATAACATGGTGAGGTCTCCAGTCTTAAGCATGAAAAGTAATTTCACTTTAGccagattaaaaagaaatgaatttaAGAAGTTGCAGCGTGATAGGtgggaacaaacaaaaaagctctATAATCAGGCTCCTGGAGGCTggaaatcaaaaaagaaaaatctgcagttGTTTTGCCAAAGCCAGTTGTTTAAGAGTACGAGTGGGGAAGCCAATGATGAAACACCCaagctgcaggagaaaaatgcagTAGAAATCCAGCCCACTCAGACTTTGGTAGAGTCTCAGAATAGCCTCTTGCCAACTGAAAATGAAACCAGAGATGCATTTGTTGAACAGATGATGGGATTGTCTGACTTTAACCCACATCCTGGTTTAGCAAATATACTTAAGTCACATTCAGAGGCAAATGGAACAATTCATTGCCAGCAAAATGttagaaaagaacaaaatcaagATAAACTGTTTCAAAATACTTGGAAAGCCAAAACCTTTAAAGACTGTAGgatatttctgagaaaaatcaaCCATATTGAGCAGCAcaattcatttaaattaaataatgtCATTTATTCTCCTGAAGCTGTCGACAGTAAAAGCACTCAGGCCtatatggaagaaaaaagacatcCTCTTTTAAGGTCCCATTCTACTaaacaaaatacattaaagAAACGAGAAAATGAAGTGGAAACATCTAAAGGATCTAATTCTTCTAAGGTGATTGAAAAGCTGGATGGCCagtttcacagcagaaaattaagTAGTGGTGTAAACCAGGACGATAATCCTGCTGGTAGTTCTGAAGGTCTTACTAGaataaacaaaaggaaaagtccACAATGGGAGACCACTGATacaaatttaagaaaaaggCATAAGAGACAGTCATGCAGTAGTGGACAAATGGCACCTTATTACCCAAAGTACCAAGTAG GTGGAGACCGACTACCTCGAAGCAAAGCAGTACAAAGGTAA